The following nucleotide sequence is from Bacteroidota bacterium.
TAAAGCAATATTTATAATTTGATAAGATATTTATTTAGGGCAAAGATCTTCGCCTACTACCCTATAGCGCAATACCCCGGTCGGGTGATTTTAGAGAGCTAAAGTTGATTACACTGCAAAACCATAATTATAAAAGTTGAAAACTACAAGAAAGCTTGAATTCAGAATTTGCATTTTTCTGTAATGAAAAATTAAATTATAAATAATTAAAGGGCAAGAATTAAATTAATTTCTCCTGAATTGCCTTTGCAACGGCTTCCGTTTTTGAAGCTACCTGAAGTTTTTCATAAATATTTTTCACATGGGTATGGACTGTTTCCGAAGAGATAAAGAGATTTTCACCGATCTTGCGGTAACTCATACCCTTTGAAAGTAATTTAAGAACATCAAATTCGCGTTCACTCAATTTATAATCCTTTTCAGCAAGATGTTTATCCTGAAAATGAGTTTGAAAAAGATATATCACCTTTCTTGCTATACTTGGGGTCATTGGCGCACCTCCATTATAAACATCTTTAATTGCCTCCAATATTTGAGCTGGAGCAGT
It contains:
- a CDS encoding response regulator transcription factor codes for the protein MEIRVCIFDDNKKVRDALSVILKGTPGFEWAGGFSNADNVLKDIENVSPDVILMDIEMPGTSGIDAVKQIHPAYPDIKVIMQTSFDDDRKVFYSICFGAQGYILKNTAPAQILEAIKDVYNGGAPMTPSIARKVIYLFQTHFQDKHLAEKDYKLSEREFDVLKLLSKGMSYRKIGENLFISSETVHTHVKNIYEKLQVASKTEAVAKAIQEKLI